Proteins encoded within one genomic window of Stigmatella aurantiaca:
- a CDS encoding PQQ-dependent sugar dehydrogenase gives MFQKIVFVVPAALYLAACAHAPAPSPAPPTGPPAAGAPSLPAPNPSHDVKRYSKVIGWAEGQTPRAPEGFQVSRFADGLRNPRWIYVLPNQDILVAEASSEFKDDEDRKEAQASGKAQSQNLGNSANQITLLRDANGDGKPEVREVFLSGLRQPLGMVLVNGQFYVANTDGVWRYPYKTGETTLRARGEKILSLPAGGYNNHWTRNLLANADGSRIYVSVGSASNIGEHGMDEEKRRANILEIHPDGSQERIFASGLRNPVGMGWAPGTQTLWTVVNERDNLGDNLVPDYLTRVQEGGFYGWPYAYFGANEDPRLAGEQPALVKKTLVPDVPLGSHTASLGLAFYDQKAFPAKYQGGAFIGQHGSWNRSELSGYKVVFVPFQNGKPSGEPEDFLTGFIAHREKAEVHGRPVGIAVLPDGALLVADDSSNTLWRVAPRK, from the coding sequence ATGTTTCAGAAAATCGTGTTCGTTGTCCCGGCGGCCCTGTATCTGGCGGCGTGTGCCCACGCGCCCGCGCCCTCCCCTGCGCCTCCCACCGGGCCCCCCGCGGCCGGCGCGCCCTCGCTCCCGGCGCCCAACCCCAGCCATGACGTGAAGCGATACAGCAAGGTCATCGGCTGGGCGGAAGGCCAGACGCCCAGGGCGCCCGAAGGCTTCCAGGTGAGCCGGTTCGCGGACGGCCTGCGCAACCCGCGCTGGATCTACGTCCTGCCCAACCAAGACATCCTGGTCGCGGAGGCCAGCTCTGAGTTCAAGGACGACGAGGACAGGAAAGAGGCGCAGGCGTCCGGAAAGGCCCAGTCCCAGAACCTGGGCAACAGCGCGAATCAAATCACGCTCCTCCGGGACGCGAACGGCGACGGGAAGCCCGAGGTGCGCGAAGTGTTTCTCTCCGGGCTGCGCCAGCCGCTGGGCATGGTGCTCGTGAATGGGCAGTTCTATGTCGCCAACACGGATGGCGTCTGGCGATACCCTTACAAGACAGGGGAGACCACCCTGCGCGCCCGGGGTGAGAAGATCCTCAGCCTGCCCGCGGGGGGCTACAACAACCACTGGACGCGCAACCTGCTGGCGAACGCGGACGGCTCGCGGATCTACGTCTCGGTGGGCTCGGCCAGCAACATTGGCGAGCACGGCATGGATGAGGAGAAGCGCCGCGCGAACATCCTGGAGATTCACCCCGACGGCAGCCAGGAGCGCATCTTCGCCAGCGGCCTGCGCAACCCTGTGGGCATGGGCTGGGCGCCTGGCACCCAGACCCTGTGGACCGTGGTCAACGAGCGGGACAACCTCGGCGACAACCTCGTTCCGGACTACCTGACCCGCGTTCAGGAGGGGGGGTTCTACGGCTGGCCCTATGCCTACTTCGGCGCCAACGAGGATCCCCGCCTTGCGGGGGAGCAGCCCGCGTTGGTGAAGAAGACGCTGGTTCCGGATGTGCCGCTGGGCTCGCACACCGCGTCGCTCGGCCTGGCCTTCTATGACCAGAAGGCCTTCCCGGCGAAGTACCAAGGCGGAGCCTTCATCGGCCAGCACGGCTCCTGGAACCGCTCGGAGCTCTCCGGCTACAAGGTCGTCTTCGTTCCCTTCCAGAATGGCAAGCCCAGCGGCGAGCCCGAGGACTTCCTGACGGGCTTCATCGCCCACCGCGAGAAGGCGGAGGTGCATGGCCGGCCCGTGGGCATCGCCGTCCTGCCCGATGGGGCCCTGCTGGTGGCGGACGACTCGAGCAACACGCTCTGGCGCGTGGCCCCCCGGAAGTAA
- a CDS encoding RCC1 domain-containing protein, whose amino-acid sequence MKRERWASRGLTVLLTLSGLLLSWGCADFDQEEKGYCKRHPSICPEANPGNPEAPESGPGTFSQVSSKGQHTLALESDGLVWAWGHNGTAQLGDGTTQNSPLPKKVAGLSDVKSVAAGYGHSLALRGGKVWSWGKTVSGSLQKTPRELPGLSDITHIAAGNDYSLALDQSGLVWAWGIDGAGLSTDSPVAVEGLPRIKAIALGGAHALALDSDGAVWAWGNNSKGQLGNVSLENRSVPVKVDALPAIDFVAAGALHSLALDRTSRVWSWGDNDHGQLGDGSTAGPRTQPGLVPGLSAIKALAAGTSFSLALTQNNTVRAWGNNSAGQLGNEEIDDELSPVETSFLTDAVSISAGHSHALAVLSNGCLFAWGSNKDDRLGIPGDLLLLKGFVPGLAAEVIPYPLPLSWACDR is encoded by the coding sequence GTGAAGCGCGAGCGCTGGGCCTCCCGTGGGCTCACTGTGCTGCTGACCCTGTCCGGGCTCCTCCTGTCCTGGGGGTGCGCGGACTTCGACCAGGAGGAAAAAGGGTACTGCAAGCGCCATCCGTCCATCTGTCCCGAGGCGAACCCCGGTAATCCGGAGGCGCCCGAGTCCGGGCCAGGCACCTTCTCCCAGGTCTCTTCGAAAGGGCAGCACACGCTGGCGCTCGAAAGTGATGGCTTGGTCTGGGCGTGGGGGCACAATGGCACCGCTCAATTGGGAGATGGAACGACTCAGAACAGCCCACTGCCCAAGAAGGTCGCCGGGTTGAGTGATGTCAAAAGTGTGGCCGCGGGCTATGGCCATTCGCTCGCGCTGCGGGGAGGCAAGGTCTGGAGTTGGGGAAAGACAGTCTCCGGCAGCCTCCAGAAGACACCTCGTGAACTCCCGGGTTTGAGCGACATCACCCATATCGCCGCGGGCAATGATTACTCACTGGCGCTGGACCAGTCGGGCTTGGTCTGGGCCTGGGGAATCGATGGCGCGGGCCTCTCCACGGATTCGCCTGTGGCCGTGGAGGGGTTGCCGCGCATCAAAGCCATCGCCCTGGGGGGCGCTCATGCCCTGGCGCTGGATTCCGACGGCGCCGTCTGGGCCTGGGGAAACAACAGCAAGGGGCAGCTGGGCAATGTCAGCCTGGAGAATCGCAGTGTGCCCGTGAAGGTGGACGCATTGCCGGCGATCGACTTCGTTGCCGCGGGCGCGCTTCATTCACTCGCGCTGGACAGGACCAGCAGGGTGTGGAGCTGGGGTGACAATGATCATGGTCAGCTGGGGGATGGAAGCACGGCCGGTCCACGGACCCAGCCGGGGCTGGTGCCGGGCTTGAGTGCCATCAAGGCGCTGGCGGCGGGGACCAGCTTCTCCCTGGCACTGACCCAGAACAACACCGTGAGGGCCTGGGGCAACAACTCCGCGGGGCAGCTGGGAAACGAGGAGATAGACGACGAGCTCAGTCCTGTGGAGACCTCCTTCTTGACCGACGCCGTCTCCATCTCCGCGGGGCATTCCCACGCGCTGGCGGTGCTCAGCAATGGCTGCTTATTCGCCTGGGGAAGCAACAAGGATGACCGGCTCGGCATCCCTGGAGACCTGTTGCTCCTCAAGGGTTTCGTGCCGGGGCTGGCGGCGGAAGTCATTCCCTATCCCTTGCCGCTCAGCTGGGCCTGCGACCGGTGA
- the rtcA gene encoding RNA 3'-terminal phosphate cyclase encodes MIRIDGSNGEGGGQVLRTSLALALVTGTPFQMVNVRAKRAKPGLLRQHLTAVKAAAEVGAAEVVGAELGSMELTFKPRALTPGNYFFAVGTAGSATLVLQTVLPALMLASGPSTLMLEGGTHNPAAPPFDFLEKAYLPLVRRMGPRVEAVLERHGFFPAGGGKFRVNVHPAPLQPLTLLERGPVKRRQATALFSQLPFNVVQRELATVEQVLGWRPDELRVEELKRSHGPGNALMLEVESEHVTEVFSGFAERGVRAETVAGKAAEAAKRYLEAEVPVGEHLCDQLLLLLALAKGGAFRTLPLDGHSQTQLETFAHFLDVKVKVSEVSADVCEVEVRG; translated from the coding sequence ATGATTCGGATCGACGGTTCGAACGGGGAAGGGGGAGGGCAGGTGCTGCGCACGTCGCTGGCGCTGGCGCTGGTGACGGGAACCCCGTTCCAGATGGTGAACGTGCGGGCGAAGCGCGCCAAGCCAGGGCTGCTGCGCCAGCACCTGACGGCGGTGAAGGCGGCGGCGGAAGTGGGGGCGGCGGAGGTGGTGGGGGCGGAGCTGGGCTCGATGGAGCTGACGTTCAAGCCGCGCGCCTTGACGCCGGGCAATTACTTTTTCGCGGTGGGCACGGCGGGCAGCGCCACGCTGGTGCTGCAGACAGTGCTGCCCGCGCTGATGCTGGCCAGTGGCCCCTCCACCCTGATGCTGGAGGGCGGAACGCACAACCCGGCGGCGCCCCCGTTCGACTTCCTGGAGAAGGCATACCTGCCCCTGGTGCGGCGCATGGGGCCCCGGGTGGAGGCGGTGCTGGAGCGGCACGGTTTCTTCCCGGCCGGAGGCGGCAAGTTCCGGGTGAACGTCCACCCCGCGCCGCTCCAGCCGCTGACCCTGCTGGAGCGGGGGCCCGTGAAGCGGCGGCAAGCCACGGCGCTCTTCTCACAGCTTCCATTCAACGTGGTGCAGCGGGAGCTGGCCACGGTGGAGCAGGTGCTGGGGTGGCGGCCGGACGAGCTGCGCGTGGAGGAGCTGAAGCGCTCCCACGGGCCTGGAAACGCGCTGATGCTGGAGGTGGAGAGCGAGCACGTGACGGAGGTGTTCTCGGGCTTCGCGGAGCGGGGCGTCCGGGCGGAGACCGTGGCGGGCAAGGCGGCGGAGGCCGCGAAGCGCTATCTGGAGGCCGAAGTGCCGGTGGGAGAGCACCTGTGCGACCAGTTGTTGCTGCTGCTCGCCCTGGCCAAGGGAGGCGCCTTCCGGACCCTGCCGCTGGATGGGCATTCCCAGACACAGCTCGAAACCTTCGCGCACTTCCTGGACGTGAAGGTGAAGGTGAGCGAGGTGTCGGCCGACGTCTGTGAGGTGGAAGTCCGTGGTTAG
- a CDS encoding DNA-3-methyladenine glycosylase I, whose product MPAEKSLPRCPWAESDPRMSAYHDQEWGVPVRDSRELWETLMLEGFQAGLSWSVILRRRESFREAFQGFEPRTVARFTEADVARLLENPGIIRSRSKIEATIGGARAYLTMQDAGEDFSAFAWSFVDGKPLRNTTGEVLAQTPLSEKLSAALKKRGFKFVGPVIVHAWMQAVGLVDDHRAGCFKRP is encoded by the coding sequence ATGCCTGCTGAAAAGTCCCTTCCCCGATGCCCCTGGGCCGAAAGCGACCCACGGATGAGCGCCTACCACGACCAGGAGTGGGGCGTGCCCGTCCGCGACAGCCGGGAGCTGTGGGAGACCCTCATGCTGGAGGGATTCCAGGCGGGGCTCTCCTGGTCCGTCATCCTCCGCCGGCGTGAGTCCTTCCGGGAAGCCTTCCAGGGGTTCGAGCCCAGGACCGTCGCACGCTTCACCGAAGCGGACGTCGCGCGGCTTCTCGAGAACCCCGGCATCATCCGCTCCCGGTCAAAAATCGAGGCGACGATTGGCGGCGCCCGGGCCTACCTGACGATGCAGGACGCGGGAGAGGATTTCTCGGCCTTCGCCTGGTCCTTCGTGGACGGCAAGCCCTTGCGGAACACGACGGGGGAGGTCCTCGCCCAAACTCCGCTCTCCGAGAAGCTCTCGGCCGCGCTCAAGAAGCGCGGCTTCAAGTTCGTGGGCCCGGTGATTGTCCATGCCTGGATGCAGGCGGTGGGGCTTGTCGATGACCACAGGGCTGGCTGCTTCAAGCGCCCCTAA
- a CDS encoding protein kinase domain-containing protein → MAEVYLAKAAGPRGFEKTLVVKCILPHLAQEPSFVEMFLSEAMLAAQLSHTHIVQIFDFGEADGAYFLAMEYIDGPSLRTLIKRAAAQNLPLDPLVCARLVSQACEGLAFAHDFVDPATEQPLALIHRDVSPDNLLLSRQGSVKVVDFGIAKATGQTHKTESGVIKGKLSYMPPEQLRAKNLDRRVDVYALGVVLYELLTFRKPYSAPSDVALMHAILYELPTPAVQHRPDLPVALQRILARAIAKDRDQRYPDCHSLQADLEDFILSGGRPVTGQQVAQLIQRATSGTGFPALNLAPGAIPSPVPLPARERTPVDTRSKTLPTPGRGAGLEGATFPEHTAATQDLSLTLPSPVTGRTEPRERSRARPRWGIPDWKWPALVGGVLLAAGLGLVRFQQDTPGTDTSSPPMASAGATPAAEPIIPPPPQPLTQAPPVAAPLPETPAPAAEPAPSEPQTSPLAAASPPARKRIARPAKTKRPAEGMGTLEVRSQPYAIVYVDGKEHGATPLDEDLQLPAGAYTMRLVIPALSKTVTQQIQIEPGKKTKINFSP, encoded by the coding sequence ATGGCGGAGGTGTATCTGGCCAAGGCCGCGGGCCCCCGGGGGTTCGAGAAAACCCTGGTGGTGAAGTGCATCCTGCCGCACCTGGCCCAGGAGCCTTCCTTCGTGGAGATGTTCCTCTCCGAGGCCATGCTGGCCGCCCAGCTCTCCCATACGCACATCGTTCAGATCTTCGACTTCGGTGAGGCCGACGGCGCGTACTTCCTGGCCATGGAGTACATCGACGGTCCCAGCCTCCGCACGCTCATCAAGCGCGCCGCGGCCCAGAATCTGCCCCTGGACCCGCTGGTGTGCGCGCGGCTCGTCTCCCAGGCCTGTGAAGGGTTGGCGTTCGCCCACGACTTCGTGGACCCCGCGACCGAGCAGCCCCTGGCGCTCATCCACCGGGACGTCAGCCCCGACAACCTGCTGCTGTCCCGTCAGGGCTCGGTGAAGGTGGTGGACTTCGGCATCGCCAAGGCGACGGGCCAGACGCACAAGACCGAGAGCGGCGTCATCAAGGGCAAGCTCTCGTACATGCCGCCCGAGCAGTTGCGCGCCAAGAACCTGGACCGGCGGGTGGATGTGTATGCGCTGGGGGTGGTGCTCTACGAGCTGCTCACGTTCCGCAAGCCCTATAGCGCCCCCTCGGATGTCGCGCTGATGCACGCCATCCTCTACGAGCTTCCCACGCCCGCGGTTCAACACCGGCCGGACCTGCCCGTGGCCCTGCAGCGCATCCTCGCCCGGGCCATCGCCAAGGACCGGGACCAGCGGTATCCGGACTGCCACTCGCTCCAGGCGGACCTCGAAGACTTCATCCTCTCCGGGGGCCGGCCCGTGACGGGCCAGCAGGTCGCCCAGCTCATCCAGCGCGCCACCTCCGGCACCGGCTTCCCCGCGTTGAACCTCGCGCCTGGGGCGATCCCCAGCCCCGTCCCCTTACCGGCCCGGGAAAGAACCCCCGTGGATACGCGCTCCAAGACCTTGCCCACGCCGGGGAGAGGCGCCGGGCTGGAGGGCGCGACCTTTCCCGAGCACACGGCGGCAACCCAGGATCTGTCCCTCACCCTTCCGTCTCCGGTGACCGGCCGGACCGAGCCCCGTGAACGGTCCCGGGCGCGCCCCAGGTGGGGCATCCCAGACTGGAAGTGGCCTGCACTGGTAGGCGGCGTGCTGCTCGCGGCAGGGCTCGGACTGGTGCGCTTCCAGCAGGACACGCCTGGGACGGACACCTCCTCCCCGCCCATGGCGTCCGCCGGGGCCACCCCAGCCGCAGAGCCGATCATCCCTCCTCCTCCGCAGCCGCTGACCCAAGCCCCTCCGGTGGCGGCGCCTCTGCCGGAAACCCCTGCTCCCGCCGCGGAGCCCGCCCCCTCCGAGCCCCAGACATCGCCTCTCGCTGCGGCCTCACCGCCCGCCCGGAAGCGCATCGCGCGCCCCGCCAAGACCAAGCGGCCAGCGGAGGGAATGGGGACCTTGGAGGTGCGCTCCCAGCCCTACGCCATCGTTTACGTGGACGGGAAAGAGCACGGCGCGACGCCCCTGGACGAGGATCTCCAGTTGCCGGCCGGTGCCTACACCATGAGGCTCGTCATCCCCGCTCTGTCGAAGACGGTGACCCAGCAGATCCAGATCGAGCCCGGGAAGAAAACCAAGATCAACTTCTCGCCGTAG
- a CDS encoding RICIN domain-containing protein, translating to MSVYRGLSLLGVVAGLSGCSTQELETAEETGQLQGEAIVSSITEGDYVIRSAMTGKCIDIAAAGTADGAKVQQWDCNGSNAQKFRISPTSGGYWKILNVNSGKALDIKDASTAPNAEIHQWSYVGANNQQFKFVDRGSSRFSVHARHTDMVIDLSWGKPDNGTLYVQYPFTNGQLNQLFTFDKVSGGTTPPPTGNCAVSGDGKTTLRFINQCSFEVNFAGNNITGGLLGSGKEECRTIGSTTEMMLTKRYWGFRKGEDPGFEKHSLAEFGFNEVFYEHRSWDWFNLSHVDAHNLPLKIVPYNLPGGNTCAGQTRSCPMDMIANCPPEGQFRNAAGKVISCVSRDRDNPNSVVARYFDAACSQSYSWSGDDSVMAACNGEDFDIVFCPQN from the coding sequence ATGAGTGTGTACCGTGGCCTGTCCCTGCTGGGCGTCGTGGCGGGACTGAGTGGATGCAGCACCCAGGAGCTGGAGACCGCCGAGGAGACCGGACAGCTTCAGGGCGAGGCCATCGTGTCGAGCATCACGGAAGGCGACTATGTCATCCGCTCCGCGATGACCGGCAAGTGTATCGACATCGCCGCGGCGGGCACCGCGGACGGAGCCAAGGTGCAGCAGTGGGACTGCAACGGCAGCAACGCCCAGAAGTTCCGCATCTCCCCGACGTCGGGCGGGTACTGGAAGATCCTCAACGTCAACAGCGGCAAGGCGCTCGACATCAAGGATGCGAGCACCGCGCCGAACGCCGAGATCCACCAGTGGTCCTACGTCGGCGCCAACAACCAGCAGTTCAAGTTCGTGGACCGCGGCAGCAGCCGGTTCAGCGTCCATGCGCGCCACACGGACATGGTCATCGATCTGTCCTGGGGGAAGCCCGACAACGGGACCCTCTACGTGCAGTACCCCTTCACCAACGGCCAGCTCAACCAGCTCTTCACCTTCGACAAGGTGAGCGGCGGCACCACGCCGCCCCCCACGGGCAACTGCGCCGTCTCGGGTGACGGGAAGACCACCCTGCGCTTCATCAACCAGTGCTCCTTCGAGGTGAACTTCGCCGGCAACAACATCACCGGCGGGCTGCTGGGCTCCGGCAAGGAGGAGTGCCGGACCATCGGCTCCACCACGGAGATGATGCTGACGAAGCGCTACTGGGGCTTCCGCAAGGGCGAGGACCCGGGCTTCGAGAAGCACTCGCTGGCGGAGTTTGGCTTCAACGAGGTGTTCTACGAGCACCGGAGCTGGGACTGGTTCAACCTCAGCCACGTGGATGCCCACAACCTGCCCCTGAAGATCGTCCCCTACAACCTGCCGGGTGGAAACACCTGCGCGGGCCAGACGCGCAGCTGCCCCATGGACATGATCGCGAACTGCCCCCCCGAGGGCCAGTTCCGCAACGCCGCCGGCAAGGTCATCTCCTGCGTGAGCCGCGACCGCGACAACCCCAACAGCGTGGTGGCCCGGTACTTCGACGCGGCCTGCTCGCAGTCCTACTCGTGGTCCGGCGATGACTCGGTGATGGCGGCGTGCAACGGCGAGGACTTCGACATCGTCTTCTGCCCGCAGAACTAA